A window of Ranitomeya variabilis isolate aRanVar5 chromosome 2, aRanVar5.hap1, whole genome shotgun sequence contains these coding sequences:
- the NCCRP1 gene encoding F-box only protein 50 isoform X17: MSDCSPREGQVGSRVDAKLAGKNPVKEATDNNSSGGKKGDENEKVETPTQKQQGDRDPPLAKETEKQEIPSKNETLGTNKETIQTDGKLEEHKRKDNDKANPGKHKEETSEKPGAAKRAQVDLKGAEKPDHDETAEQHKSKVTAQVKEERTLTAQEQEKAKVTDRVKEVEVEAKVKAYAQQKPKETANEYDKSKLTVQEEKSKETPQKQKIPAVTAQEQEKYPVTAQVQAESKLTVQVEKLIKTAQEHEKAKVTAQEQEKAKVTAQEQEKAKVTAQEQEKAKVTAQVKEEPKVTAQEQEKPTVTAQVKELKVTAQEPEKAKVTAQVKEVPKVTVLVKEEPKVTAQVKEEPKVTVQVKEEPKVTAQEPEKAKVAAQVKEVPKVTVQVKEEAKVTGKVKGVPKVTVQVKEEPKVTAQEPEKAKVTAQVKEVPKVTVQVKEEPKVTVQVKEEPKVTAQVKEEPKVTAQEPEKAKVTVQVKEVLKVTAQEPEKAKVTAQVKEEPKVTAQEPEKAKVTVQVKEVPKVTAQEPEKAKVTVQVKEVPNVTAQVKEESKVTVQVKEVPNVTAQVKEESKVTVQVKEVPKVTAQVKEEPKVTAQVKEEPKVTAQVKEEPKVTAQVKEEPKVTAQEPEKAKVTAQVKEEPKVTALEPEKAKVTVQVKEVPKVTAQEPEKAKVTVQVKEVPNVTAQVKEESKVTVQVKEVPKVTAQVKEEPKVTAQVKEEPKVTAQVKEEPKVTAQEPEKAKVTAQVKEVPKVTAQEPEKAKVTAQVKEEPKVTALEPEKAKVTVQVKEVPKVTAQEPEKAKVTVQVKEVPNVTAQVKEESKVTVQVKEVPKVTAQVKEEPKVTAQVKEEPKVTAQVKEEPKVTAQEPEKAKVTAQVKEVPKVTAQEPEKAKVTAQVKEVPNVTAQVKEESKVTVQVKEVPKVTAQVKEEPKVTAQVKEEPKVTAQVKEEPKVTAQEPEKAKVTAQVKEVPKVTAQVKAEPKVTAQVKEEPKVTSQEQENTKETAHERPKETSHDQEESKMPSQYKSKVTTQVEEKFNVSVPELEKSKSVSQEQEKSIGTTQVQEKPKSTSPELEKSNVVSQDQEITKQPTLEVEKSITSVQEQEKSHVSSAVEEATLGIKPPKWKPTKKEPQINLVPNLANLIPPVQKEPETSQGWLELCEKEWGLQRKAIALPDHANWKDIYKKKPFGRNFLKCPNPEGLSTTQPPPQEVFDPPPEKKPLETLGNFSGWQISSEEIPVDRSNIPPGVVVCYLPVYSWCVKEQLLDLCSEGLWPELLDSYQPDIYVLDWYEDSKLHKQVYELHVKLLAEDKKTILALLDLTPENDMSGEPKGWNTVSHIFKSYGPGLRYVHFLHKSKDLSVLGFHRTRVADSTVFAQLRD, encoded by the exons ATGAGTGACTGCTCACCACGAGAGGGGCAAGTTGGCTCAAGGGTGGATGCCAAGCTGGCTGGGAAGAATCCTGTAAAAGAAGCCACCGACAATAATTCGAGTGGCGGCAAAAAGGGAGACGAAAATGAAAAGGTGGAGACTCCAACGCAGAAACAGCAGGGAGACCGTGACCCTCCCCTGGCAAAAGAGACAGAGAAGCAAGAAATACCATCTAAAAATGAGACCCTGGGAACAAACAAAGAGACAATCCAGACAGATGGAAAACTAGAAGAACACAAAAGGAAAGATAATGACAAAGCGAACCCTGGCAAACATAAAGAAGAGACATCCGAGAAGCCAGGAGCAGCTAAACGAGCGCAAGTAGATCTGAAAGGAGCTGAGAAACCAGATCATGATGAGACTGCTGAACAACACAAGTCTAAAGTGACAGCTCAGGTAAAAGAGGAGCGGACATTGACTGCTCAAGAACAGGAGAAGGCTAAAGTGACTGATCGGGTAAAAGAGGTAGAAGTGGAGGCTAAAGTCAAAGCTTATGCACAGCAGAAGCCTAAAGAGACAGCTAACGAATATGACAAGTCTAAACTGACAGTTCAGGAAGAGAAGTCCAAAGAGACTCCTCAGAAACAAAAGATACCTGCAGTGACAGCTCAGGAGCAGGAGAAATATCCAGTGACTGCCCAGGTGCAAGCGGAATCTAAACTGACAGTTCAGGTAGAGAAGCTCATAAAGACTGCTCAGGAGCATGAGAAGGCTAAAGTGACTGCTCAGGAACAGGAGAAGGCTAAAGTGACTGCTCAGGAACAGGAGAAGGCTAAAGTGACTGCTCAGGAACAGGAGAAGGCTAAAGTGACTGCTCAGGTAAAAGAGGAGCCGAAAGTGACTGCTCAGGAACAGGAGAAGCCCACAGTGACTGCTCAGGTCAAAGAGCTGAAagtgactgctcaggaaccagAGAAGGCTAAAGTGACTGCTCAGGTAAAAGAGGTGCCAAAAGTGACTGTTCTGGTGAAAGAGGAACCAAAAGTGACTGCTCAGGTAAAAGAGGAGCCAAAAGTGACTGTTCAGGTAAAAGAGGAGCCAAAagtgactgctcaggaaccagAGAAGGCTAAAGTGGCAGCTCAGGTAAAAGAGGTGCCGAAAGTGACTGTTCAGGTAAAAGAGGAGGCAAAAGTGACTGGTAAGGTAAAAGGGGTGCCGAAAGTGACTGTTCAGGTAAAAGAGGAGCCAAAagtgactgctcaggaaccagAGAAGGCTAAAGTGACAGCTCAGGTAAAAGAGGTGCCGAAAGTGACTGTTCAGGTAAAAGAGGAGCCAAAAGTGACTGTTCAGGTAAAAGAAGAGCCAAAAGTGACTGCTCAGGTAAAAGAGGAGCCAAAagtgactgctcaggaaccagAGAAGGCTAAAGTGACTGTGCAGGTAAAAGAGGTGCTGAAagtgactgctcaggaaccagAGAAGGCTAAAGTGACTGCTCAGGTAAAAGAGGAGCCAAAagtgactgctcaggaaccagAGAAGGCTAAAGTGACTGTGCAGGTAAAAGAGGTGCCGAAagtgactgctcaggaaccagAGAAGGCTAAAGTGACTGTGCAGGTAAAAGAGGTGCCGAACGTGACTGCTCAGGTAAAAGAGGAGTCAAAAGTGACTGTGCAGGTAAAAGAGGTGCCGAACGTGACTGCTCAGGTAAAAGAGGAGTCAAAAGTGACTGTGCAGGTAAAAGAGGTGCCGAAAGTGACTGCTCAGGTAAAAGAGGAGCCAAAAGTGACTGCTCAGGTAAAAGAGGAGCCAAAAGTGACTGCTCAGGTAAAAGAGGAACCAAAAGTGACTGCTCAGGTAAAAGAGGAGCCAAAAGTTACTGCTCAGGAACCAGAGAAGGCTAAAGTGACTGCTCAGGTAAAAGAGGAGCCAAAAGTGACTGCTCTGGAGCCAGAGAAGGCTAAAGTGACTGTGCAGGTAAAAGAGGTGCCGAAagtgactgctcaggaaccagAGAAGGCTAAAGTGACTGTGCAGGTAAAAGAGGTGCCGAACGTGACTGCTCAGGTAAAAGAGGAGTCAAAAGTGACTGTGCAGGTAAAAGAGGTGCCGAAAGTGACTGCTCAGGTAAAAGAGGAGCCAAAAGTGACTGCTCAGGTAAAAGAGGAACCAAAAGTGACTGCTCAGGTAAAAGAGGAGCCAAAAGTTACTGCTCAGGAACCAGAGAAGGCTAAAGTGACTGCTCAGGTAAAAGAGGTGCCGAAagtgactgctcaggaaccagAGAAGGCTAAAGTGACTGCTCAGGTAAAAGAGGAGCCAAAAGTGACTGCTCTGGAGCCAGAGAAGGCTAAAGTGACTGTGCAGGTAAAAGAGGTGCCGAAagtgactgctcaggaaccagAGAAGGCTAAAGTGACTGTGCAGGTAAAAGAGGTGCCGAACGTGACTGCTCAGGTAAAAGAGGAGTCAAAAGTGACTGTGCAGGTAAAAGAAGTGCCGAAAGTGACTGCTCAGGTAAAAGAGGAGCCAAAAGTGACTGCTCAGGTAAAAGAGGAACCAAAAGTGACTGCTCAGGTAAAAGAGGAGCCAAAagtgactgctcaggaaccagAGAAGGCTAAAGTGACTGCTCAGGTAAAAGAGGTGCCGAAagtgactgctcaggaaccagAGAAGGCTAAAGTGACTGCTCAG GTAAAAGAGGTGCCGAACGTGACTGCTCAGGTAAAAGAGGAGTCAAAAGTGACTGTGCAGGTAAAAGAGGTGCCGAAAGTGACTGCTCAGGTAAAAGAGGAGCCAAAAGTGACTGCTCAGGTAAAAGAGGAACCAAAAGTGACTGCTCAGGTAAAAGAGGAGCCAAAagtgactgctcaggaaccagAGAAGGCTAAAGTGACTGCTCAGGTAAAAGAGGTGCCGAAAGTGACTGCTCAGGTAAAAGCGGAGCCAAAAGTGACTGCTCAGGTAAAAGAGGAGCCAAAAGTGACTTCTCAGGAACAGGAAAATACTAAAGAGACTGCACATGAGAGGCCTAAAGAGACTAGTCATGATCAGGAGGAGTCCAAAATGCCATCTCAGTACAAGTCTAAAGTGACCACTCAGGTAGAAGAGAAGTTTAATGTAAGTGTACCGGAATTGGAGAAGTCCAAATCAGTATCTCAGGAACAGGAAAAGTCTATAGGGACAACTCAGGTACAAGAGAAACCTAAAAGCACATCTCCTGAACTGGAGAAGTCCAATGTGGTATCTCAGGACCAAGAGATCACCAAGCAACCAACTCTAGAAGTGGAAAAGTCCATAACATCAGTCCAGGAACAGGAAAAGTCCCACGTGTCATCAGCTGTAGAGGAAGCAACTTTGGGAATAAAGCCACCCAAATGGAAACCTACAAAAAAAGAGCCGCAGATAAATCTAGTTCCAAACTTGGCAAATCTTATACCACCGGTGCAGAAGGAACCCGAGACGTCTCAGGGCTGGTTAGAATTGTGTGAAAAGGAGTGGGGTCTACAGAGGAAGGCAATAGCCCTGCCAGACCATGCCAACTGGAAAGACATCTATAAGAAAAAACCCTTCGGAAGGAACTTCCTTAAATGCCCAAATCCAGAAG GTTTATCCACCACACAGCCTCCTCCACAAGAAGTATTCGACCCACCCCCAGAGAAGAAGCCCCTGGAGACATTAG GTAATTTCAGTGGATGGCAAATAAGTAGTGAAGAAATCCCTGTGGACAGAAGTAATATTCCTCCAGGTGTGGTGGTCTGTTATCTGCCCGTGTACAG TTGGTGTGTGAAGGAGCAGCTGTTGGATCTATGCTCTGAAGGTCTTTGGCCCGAGTTGCTGGACTCCTATCAGCCGGATATCTATGTTCTGGACTG GTATGAAGACAGCAAACTCCACAAACAAGTGTATGAGCTCCATGTCAAGCTGCTGGCAGAGGACAAGAAAACTATTTTAGCTCTGTTGGACCTGACCCCAGAAAATGACATGAGCGGAGAACCAAAAGGATGGAACACG GTTTCCCATATCTTCAAGTCTTATGGACCAGGTCTGCGGTATGTTCACTTTTTGCACAAGAGTAAAGACCTGTCAGTCCTGGGATTCCACCGAACGCGAGTGGCAGACAGCACAGTATTTGCTCAGTTACGAGACTAA
- the NCCRP1 gene encoding F-box only protein 50 isoform X27, whose translation MSDCSPREGQVGSRVDAKLAGKNPVKEATDNNSSGGKKGDENEKVETPTQKQQGDRDPPLAKETEKQEIPSKNETLGTNKETIQTDGKLEEHKRKDNDKANPGKHKEETSEKPGAAKRAQVDLKGAEKPDHDETAEQHKSKVTAQVKEERTLTAQEQEKAKVTDRVKEVEVEAKVKAYAQQKPKETANEYDKSKLTVQEEKSKETPQKQKIPAVTAQEQEKYPVTAQVQAESKLTVQVEKLIKTAQEHEKAKVTAQEQEKAKVTAQEQEKAKVTAQEQEKAKVTAQVKEEPKVTAQEQEKPTVTAQVKELKVTAQEPEKAKVTAQVKEVPKVTVLVKEEPKVTAQVKEEPKVTVQVKEEPKVTAQEPEKAKVAAQVKEVPKVTVQVKEEAKVTGKVKGVPKVTVQVKEEPKVTAQEPEKAKVTAQVKEVPKVTVQVKEEPKVTVQVKEEPKVTAQVKEEPKVTAQEPEKAKVTVQVKEVLKVTAQEPEKAKVTAQVKEEPKVTAQEPEKAKVTVQVKEVPKVTAQEPEKAKVTVQVKEVPNVTAQVKEESKVTVQVKEVPNVTAQVKEESKVTVQVKEVPKVTAQVKEEPKVTAQVKEEPKVTAQVKEEPKVTAQVKEEPKVTAQEPEKAKVTAQVKEEPKVTALEPEKAKVTVQVKEVPKVTAQEPEKAKVTVQVKEVPNVTAQVKEESKVTVQVKEVPKVTAQVKEEPKVTAQVKEEPKVTAQVKEEPKVTAQEPEKAKVTAQVKEVPKVTAQEPEKAKVTAQVKEEPKVTALEPEKAKVTVQVKEVPKVTAQEPEKAKVTVQVKEVPNVTAQVKEESKVTVQVKEVPKVTAQVKEEPKVTAQVKEEPKVTAQVKEEPKVTAQEPEKAKVTAQVKEVPKVTAQEPEKAKVTAQVKEVPKVTAQVKEEPKVTAQVKEEPKVTAQVKEEPKVTAQEPEKAKVTAQVKEVPKVTAQVKAEPKVTAQVKEEPKVTSQEQENTKETAHERPKETSHDQEESKMPSQYKSKVTTQVEEKFNVSVPELEKSKSVSQEQEKSIGTTQVQEKPKSTSPELEKSNVVSQDQEITKQPTLEVEKSITSVQEQEKSHVSSAVEEATLGIKPPKWKPTKKEPQINLVPNLANLIPPVQKEPETSQGWLELCEKEWGLQRKAIALPDHANWKDIYKKKPFGRNFLKCPNPEGLSTTQPPPQEVFDPPPEKKPLETLGNFSGWQISSEEIPVDRSNIPPGVVVCYLPVYSWCVKEQLLDLCSEGLWPELLDSYQPDIYVLDWYEDSKLHKQVYELHVKLLAEDKKTILALLDLTPENDMSGEPKGWNTVSHIFKSYGPGLRYVHFLHKSKDLSVLGFHRTRVADSTVFAQLRD comes from the exons ATGAGTGACTGCTCACCACGAGAGGGGCAAGTTGGCTCAAGGGTGGATGCCAAGCTGGCTGGGAAGAATCCTGTAAAAGAAGCCACCGACAATAATTCGAGTGGCGGCAAAAAGGGAGACGAAAATGAAAAGGTGGAGACTCCAACGCAGAAACAGCAGGGAGACCGTGACCCTCCCCTGGCAAAAGAGACAGAGAAGCAAGAAATACCATCTAAAAATGAGACCCTGGGAACAAACAAAGAGACAATCCAGACAGATGGAAAACTAGAAGAACACAAAAGGAAAGATAATGACAAAGCGAACCCTGGCAAACATAAAGAAGAGACATCCGAGAAGCCAGGAGCAGCTAAACGAGCGCAAGTAGATCTGAAAGGAGCTGAGAAACCAGATCATGATGAGACTGCTGAACAACACAAGTCTAAAGTGACAGCTCAGGTAAAAGAGGAGCGGACATTGACTGCTCAAGAACAGGAGAAGGCTAAAGTGACTGATCGGGTAAAAGAGGTAGAAGTGGAGGCTAAAGTCAAAGCTTATGCACAGCAGAAGCCTAAAGAGACAGCTAACGAATATGACAAGTCTAAACTGACAGTTCAGGAAGAGAAGTCCAAAGAGACTCCTCAGAAACAAAAGATACCTGCAGTGACAGCTCAGGAGCAGGAGAAATATCCAGTGACTGCCCAGGTGCAAGCGGAATCTAAACTGACAGTTCAGGTAGAGAAGCTCATAAAGACTGCTCAGGAGCATGAGAAGGCTAAAGTGACTGCTCAGGAACAGGAGAAGGCTAAAGTGACTGCTCAGGAACAGGAGAAGGCTAAAGTGACTGCTCAGGAACAGGAGAAGGCTAAAGTGACTGCTCAGGTAAAAGAGGAGCCGAAAGTGACTGCTCAGGAACAGGAGAAGCCCACAGTGACTGCTCAGGTCAAAGAGCTGAAagtgactgctcaggaaccagAGAAGGCTAAAGTGACTGCTCAGGTAAAAGAGGTGCCAAAAGTGACTGTTCTGGTGAAAGAGGAACCAAAAGTGACTGCTCAGGTAAAAGAGGAGCCAAAAGTGACTGTTCAGGTAAAAGAGGAGCCAAAagtgactgctcaggaaccagAGAAGGCTAAAGTGGCAGCTCAGGTAAAAGAGGTGCCGAAAGTGACTGTTCAGGTAAAAGAGGAGGCAAAAGTGACTGGTAAGGTAAAAGGGGTGCCGAAAGTGACTGTTCAGGTAAAAGAGGAGCCAAAagtgactgctcaggaaccagAGAAGGCTAAAGTGACAGCTCAGGTAAAAGAGGTGCCGAAAGTGACTGTTCAGGTAAAAGAGGAGCCAAAAGTGACTGTTCAGGTAAAAGAAGAGCCAAAAGTGACTGCTCAGGTAAAAGAGGAGCCAAAagtgactgctcaggaaccagAGAAGGCTAAAGTGACTGTGCAGGTAAAAGAGGTGCTGAAagtgactgctcaggaaccagAGAAGGCTAAAGTGACTGCTCAGGTAAAAGAGGAGCCAAAagtgactgctcaggaaccagAGAAGGCTAAAGTGACTGTGCAGGTAAAAGAGGTGCCGAAagtgactgctcaggaaccagAGAAGGCTAAAGTGACTGTGCAGGTAAAAGAGGTGCCGAACGTGACTGCTCAGGTAAAAGAGGAGTCAAAAGTGACTGTGCAGGTAAAAGAGGTGCCGAACGTGACTGCTCAGGTAAAAGAGGAGTCAAAAGTGACTGTGCAGGTAAAAGAGGTGCCGAAAGTGACTGCTCAGGTAAAAGAGGAGCCAAAAGTGACTGCTCAGGTAAAAGAGGAGCCAAAAGTGACTGCTCAGGTAAAAGAGGAACCAAAAGTGACTGCTCAGGTAAAAGAGGAGCCAAAAGTTACTGCTCAGGAACCAGAGAAGGCTAAAGTGACTGCTCAGGTAAAAGAGGAGCCAAAAGTGACTGCTCTGGAGCCAGAGAAGGCTAAAGTGACTGTGCAGGTAAAAGAGGTGCCGAAagtgactgctcaggaaccagAGAAGGCTAAAGTGACTGTGCAGGTAAAAGAGGTGCCGAACGTGACTGCTCAGGTAAAAGAGGAGTCAAAAGTGACTGTGCAGGTAAAAGAGGTGCCGAAAGTGACTGCTCAGGTAAAAGAGGAGCCAAAAGTGACTGCTCAGGTAAAAGAGGAACCAAAAGTGACTGCTCAGGTAAAAGAGGAGCCAAAAGTTACTGCTCAGGAACCAGAGAAGGCTAAAGTGACTGCTCAGGTAAAAGAGGTGCCGAAagtgactgctcaggaaccagAGAAGGCTAAAGTGACTGCTCAGGTAAAAGAGGAGCCAAAAGTGACTGCTCTGGAGCCAGAGAAGGCTAAAGTGACTGTGCAGGTAAAAGAGGTGCCGAAagtgactgctcaggaaccagAGAAGGCTAAAGTGACTGTGCAGGTAAAAGAGGTGCCGAACGTGACTGCTCAGGTAAAAGAGGAGTCAAAAGTGACTGTGCAGGTAAAAGAAGTGCCGAAAGTGACTGCTCAGGTAAAAGAGGAGCCAAAAGTGACTGCTCAGGTAAAAGAGGAACCAAAAGTGACTGCTCAGGTAAAAGAGGAGCCAAAagtgactgctcaggaaccagAGAAGGCTAAAGTGACTGCTCAGGTAAAAGAGGTGCCGAAagtgactgctcaggaaccagAGAAGGCTAAAGTGACTGCTCAG GTAAAAGAGGTGCCGAAAGTGACTGCTCAGGTAAAAGAGGAGCCAAAAGTGACTGCTCAGGTAAAAGAGGAACCAAAAGTGACTGCTCAGGTAAAAGAGGAGCCAAAagtgactgctcaggaaccagAGAAGGCTAAAGTGACTGCTCAGGTAAAAGAGGTGCCGAAAGTGACTGCTCAGGTAAAAGCGGAGCCAAAAGTGACTGCTCAGGTAAAAGAGGAGCCAAAAGTGACTTCTCAGGAACAGGAAAATACTAAAGAGACTGCACATGAGAGGCCTAAAGAGACTAGTCATGATCAGGAGGAGTCCAAAATGCCATCTCAGTACAAGTCTAAAGTGACCACTCAGGTAGAAGAGAAGTTTAATGTAAGTGTACCGGAATTGGAGAAGTCCAAATCAGTATCTCAGGAACAGGAAAAGTCTATAGGGACAACTCAGGTACAAGAGAAACCTAAAAGCACATCTCCTGAACTGGAGAAGTCCAATGTGGTATCTCAGGACCAAGAGATCACCAAGCAACCAACTCTAGAAGTGGAAAAGTCCATAACATCAGTCCAGGAACAGGAAAAGTCCCACGTGTCATCAGCTGTAGAGGAAGCAACTTTGGGAATAAAGCCACCCAAATGGAAACCTACAAAAAAAGAGCCGCAGATAAATCTAGTTCCAAACTTGGCAAATCTTATACCACCGGTGCAGAAGGAACCCGAGACGTCTCAGGGCTGGTTAGAATTGTGTGAAAAGGAGTGGGGTCTACAGAGGAAGGCAATAGCCCTGCCAGACCATGCCAACTGGAAAGACATCTATAAGAAAAAACCCTTCGGAAGGAACTTCCTTAAATGCCCAAATCCAGAAG GTTTATCCACCACACAGCCTCCTCCACAAGAAGTATTCGACCCACCCCCAGAGAAGAAGCCCCTGGAGACATTAG GTAATTTCAGTGGATGGCAAATAAGTAGTGAAGAAATCCCTGTGGACAGAAGTAATATTCCTCCAGGTGTGGTGGTCTGTTATCTGCCCGTGTACAG TTGGTGTGTGAAGGAGCAGCTGTTGGATCTATGCTCTGAAGGTCTTTGGCCCGAGTTGCTGGACTCCTATCAGCCGGATATCTATGTTCTGGACTG GTATGAAGACAGCAAACTCCACAAACAAGTGTATGAGCTCCATGTCAAGCTGCTGGCAGAGGACAAGAAAACTATTTTAGCTCTGTTGGACCTGACCCCAGAAAATGACATGAGCGGAGAACCAAAAGGATGGAACACG GTTTCCCATATCTTCAAGTCTTATGGACCAGGTCTGCGGTATGTTCACTTTTTGCACAAGAGTAAAGACCTGTCAGTCCTGGGATTCCACCGAACGCGAGTGGCAGACAGCACAGTATTTGCTCAGTTACGAGACTAA